From Xanthomonas citri pv. mangiferaeindicae:
ATGCCGTCGGCCGCGATCAGCGCCTCGTGCGTGCCTTGTTCGACGATCCGGCCGCGCTCCATGACGATCAGCCGGTCCATTGCCGCGATCGTCGACAGCCGGTGCGCGATCGCGATCACCGTCTTGCCTTCCATCAGCCGGTACAGGTTCTCCTGGATCGCGGCCTCGGCCTCGGAGTCGAGCGCCGAGGTGGCCTCGTCGAGGACCAGGATCGGGGCATTCTTGAGCAGCACGCGCGCGATTGCGATGCGCTGACGCTGGCCGCCCGACAGCTTGACGCCGCGTTCGCCGACCTGGGCGTCGTAACCGGTGCGGCCCTTGGCATCGCTGAGGCCGAGGATGAACTCGTGCGCCTCGGCGCGCCGCGCGGCCTCGATCATCTCCGCTTCGCTCGCGTCCGGGCGGCCGTAGAGGATGTTCTCGCGTACCGAGCGGTGCAGCAGCGAGGTGTCCTGGGTCACCATGCCGATCTGCGCACGCAACGAGTCCTGGGTGACGGTCGCGATGTCGACACCGTCGATGCGGATCGTCCCGGCCTCACGGTCGTAGAAGCGCAGCAGCAGGTTGACCAGGGTCGACTTGCCCGCGCCCGAGCGTCCGACCAGGCCGATCTTCTCGCCGGGTCGCACGTGCAAATCCAGGCCTTCGATGACGCTGCGCTCGGCCTGACCGTAGTGGAAGTCGACACCCTCGAAGCGGATGTCGCCGCGCACCGGCGGCAGCACCTGTGCGGCGGGGGCATCGTCCACCGTGGGCGCCAGCGAGATCGAGTTGATGCCGTCGCGCACCGTGCCGATGTTCTCGAACAGTGCCGAGAGCTCCCACATGATCCATTGCGACATGCCCAGCATGCGCAGCGCCAGCGCGATCGCCACCGCGATCGCGCCGGTGCTGATCGCCCCGCCATGCCACAGCCACAGGCCGAGTCCGCCGACCGAGGCGACCAGCAACATGTTGAGCACGTAGTTGCAGA
This genomic window contains:
- a CDS encoding multidrug ABC transporter ATP-binding protein, with amino-acid sequence MLRWFENRIAPFPSAPPEQPPRTLFAFCMHYVRGSGRWLLLMALFTAAIAIAEVVLYAYVGSLVDRLAAHTPASFLDAEGGRLAAMAVLVLIGLPVMTLFSSLIIHQTLLGNFPMRIRWNVHRYLLRQSMTYFQEEFAGRIATKLMQTSLAVRETVIKLLDVGNYVLVYLTGALVVAASADWRMMLPFLGWVLCYAALMRVFVPRLSKISEKQADARAVMTGRIVDSYTNIATVKLFSHSSREQSYAYEAMDGFLDTVHRQMRLVTIINVCNYVLNMLLVASVGGLGLWLWHGGAISTGAIAVAIALALRMLGMSQWIMWELSALFENIGTVRDGINSISLAPTVDDAPAAQVLPPVRGDIRFEGVDFHYGQAERSVIEGLDLHVRPGEKIGLVGRSGAGKSTLVNLLLRFYDREAGTIRIDGVDIATVTQDSLRAQIGMVTQDTSLLHRSVRENILYGRPDASEAEMIEAARRAEAHEFILGLSDAKGRTGYDAQVGERGVKLSGGQRQRIAIARVLLKNAPILVLDEATSALDSEAEAAIQENLYRLMEGKTVIAIAHRLSTIAAMDRLIVMERGRIVEQGTHEALIAADGIYAQLWRRQSGGFLQDDAP